In Flavobacterium sp. CS20, a single window of DNA contains:
- a CDS encoding DoxX family protein yields the protein MLSLIFIVASTNQFFNTEKTVSRIENASMGFIGNILGTPETAVILSGIVMLIAGISLLMGFKSRIVAIVLIAVLIPITLTIQVGQISTLGPLFKNIAILGGLLFFTLNDTNNLLK from the coding sequence ATGCTTAGCTTAATTTTTATAGTAGCAAGCACTAATCAATTTTTTAATACCGAAAAAACCGTGAGCAGGATAGAAAATGCATCCATGGGTTTTATTGGTAATATTCTTGGTACACCTGAGACAGCAGTGATTCTGTCAGGTATAGTAATGTTGATAGCAGGCATTTCATTACTTATGGGTTTCAAATCTCGAATTGTCGCCATTGTATTAATTGCCGTTCTAATCCCAATCACATTAACAATTCAAGTTGGACAAATATCAACTTTAGGTCCACTTTTTAAAAACATAGCAATTCTCGGTGGACTTCTTTTTTTTACATTGAATGACACTAATAACCTTTTAAAATAA